The Stenotrophomonas maltophilia genome includes a region encoding these proteins:
- the aroB gene encoding 3-dehydroquinate synthase codes for MTSPALLQVAVGGDRPYSITIGAGAQADGAALASHVRGRHVLLLSDSEVAPRYLDAVKQTLLTARPDLIVGEHVLAAGEASKTLAEFGRAIEALAAIGATRDACVFALGGGVVGDLAGFAAACWMRGVDCVQLPTTLLAMVDSSVGGKTAVDIPAGKNLVGAFHPPRAVIADTRVLATLPPRELRAGLAEVVKYGALGDAVFFEWLQQHADALLAGDDAVLAEAIARSCRHKAAIVERDPFEKGERALLNLGHTFGHAIETEQGYSAPGRDALNHGEAVAVGMVLAAKLSTHLGLADDADRARLQALLERLGLPVSIPAGLDPQALLGRMRLDKKNVAGRLRLVLWRGMGRAEVVPDVDEAAVLKVLSAR; via the coding sequence ATGACTTCCCCCGCCCTGCTGCAGGTCGCCGTCGGCGGCGACCGCCCTTACTCCATCACCATCGGCGCCGGTGCGCAGGCCGACGGCGCCGCGCTGGCCTCGCATGTGCGTGGCCGCCACGTGCTTTTGCTCAGCGACAGCGAAGTGGCCCCGCGCTATCTGGATGCCGTGAAGCAGACCCTTCTGACCGCACGCCCCGACCTGATCGTCGGCGAGCATGTGCTGGCCGCGGGCGAAGCCTCCAAGACGCTGGCCGAATTCGGCCGTGCCATCGAAGCGCTGGCCGCGATCGGCGCCACCCGCGACGCCTGCGTGTTCGCCCTCGGCGGCGGCGTGGTCGGTGATCTGGCCGGCTTCGCTGCGGCCTGCTGGATGCGCGGCGTGGACTGCGTGCAGCTGCCGACCACCCTGTTGGCGATGGTCGATTCGTCGGTGGGCGGCAAGACTGCGGTCGACATCCCGGCCGGCAAGAACCTGGTCGGCGCGTTCCATCCGCCGCGCGCGGTGATCGCCGATACCCGCGTGCTGGCCACCCTGCCGCCGCGCGAGCTGCGTGCCGGCCTGGCCGAAGTGGTGAAGTACGGCGCGCTGGGTGATGCCGTGTTCTTCGAATGGCTGCAGCAGCATGCCGATGCGCTGCTGGCCGGCGACGATGCGGTACTGGCCGAAGCCATCGCGCGCAGCTGCCGGCACAAGGCTGCCATCGTCGAGCGTGATCCGTTCGAGAAGGGCGAGCGCGCCCTGCTCAACCTCGGCCATACCTTCGGCCATGCCATCGAAACCGAGCAGGGCTACTCGGCCCCGGGCCGCGATGCGCTGAACCACGGCGAGGCGGTGGCGGTGGGCATGGTGCTGGCCGCGAAGCTGTCCACTCACCTGGGCCTGGCCGACGATGCCGATCGCGCACGCCTGCAGGCGCTGCTGGAACGGCTCGGCCTGCCGGTGTCGATCCCGGCCGGGCTGGACCCGCAGGCCCTGCTCGGCCGCATGCGGCTGGACAAGAAGAATGTGGCCGGCCGCCTGCGCCTGGTGCTGTGGCGCGGCATGGGCCGCGCCGAAGTGGTGCCGGACGTGGATGAAGCCGCGGTGCTGAAGGTGCTGTCGGCCCGGTAG
- a CDS encoding WGR domain-containing protein, with amino-acid sequence MHVYLQHPDAGAQAPRFLRLSLQPDLFGGWELLRESGRLGNRSQLRRELFLQADEARHAFEQARDAELHRGFQILSHGD; translated from the coding sequence ATGCACGTCTACCTGCAACATCCCGACGCCGGTGCGCAGGCACCGCGCTTCCTGCGCCTGAGCCTGCAGCCGGACCTGTTCGGCGGCTGGGAGCTGCTGCGCGAGAGCGGCCGCCTCGGCAACCGCTCGCAGCTGCGGCGCGAGCTGTTCCTGCAGGCCGACGAAGCCCGTCATGCCTTCGAGCAGGCCCGCGATGCCGAACTGCATCGCGGCTTCCAGATCCTCTCGCACGGCGACTGA
- the hemE gene encoding uroporphyrinogen decarboxylase, whose product MPIVTSPLRNDRLLRALRREPVDCTPVWLMRQAGRYLPEYRATRAKAGSFLAMAKNPEIACEVTLQPLRRFPLDAAILFSDILTIPDAMGLELYFVEGEGPKFRHPVRDEAAIARLAVPDMEQDLGYVMDAVRLIRRELDGQVPLIGFSGSPWTLACYMVEGGGSKDFARIKAMALNHPQALHRLLEVTTDAVIAYLGAQRAAGAQALQVFDTWGGVLSPAMYREFSLRYLQRIAEGLERGEGSERTPLILFGKGTGLHLEALSQTGADALGLDWTLDLDEAMRRTGGRVALQGNLDPTTLYASPDAIAAAAARVLDTYAAGNGGSREGHVFNLGHGMSPDMDPAHVQVLVDAVHAHSQR is encoded by the coding sequence ATGCCCATCGTGACCAGCCCTCTCCGCAACGATCGCCTGCTGCGCGCCCTGCGCCGCGAACCGGTGGACTGCACCCCCGTCTGGCTGATGCGCCAGGCCGGCCGCTACCTGCCGGAGTACCGCGCAACCCGGGCCAAGGCCGGCAGCTTCCTGGCCATGGCCAAGAACCCGGAAATCGCCTGCGAAGTCACGCTGCAGCCGCTGCGCCGATTCCCGCTGGACGCAGCCATCCTGTTCTCGGACATCCTCACCATTCCCGATGCGATGGGCCTGGAGCTCTACTTTGTTGAAGGCGAAGGCCCGAAGTTCCGTCATCCGGTGCGTGACGAAGCGGCCATCGCCCGGCTGGCGGTACCAGACATGGAGCAGGACCTGGGCTATGTGATGGACGCAGTGCGCCTGATCCGTCGGGAGCTGGACGGCCAGGTACCGTTGATCGGCTTCTCCGGCAGCCCCTGGACACTGGCCTGCTACATGGTGGAAGGCGGCGGCAGCAAGGATTTCGCGCGCATCAAGGCAATGGCGCTGAACCATCCGCAGGCCCTGCACCGCCTGCTGGAGGTCACCACTGACGCGGTGATTGCGTACCTGGGCGCGCAGCGCGCGGCCGGTGCGCAGGCGCTGCAGGTGTTCGACACCTGGGGCGGCGTGCTGTCGCCGGCCATGTACCGCGAGTTCTCGCTGCGCTACCTGCAGCGCATCGCCGAGGGCCTGGAGCGCGGCGAAGGCAGCGAGCGCACGCCGCTGATCCTGTTCGGCAAGGGTACCGGCCTGCACCTGGAAGCGCTGTCGCAGACCGGCGCCGATGCACTGGGCCTGGACTGGACGCTGGATCTGGACGAGGCGATGCGCCGCACCGGTGGCCGCGTCGCGCTGCAGGGCAACCTCGACCCGACCACGCTGTACGCCTCGCCGGATGCGATCGCCGCAGCCGCAGCGCGGGTGCTCGACACCTACGCCGCCGGCAATGGCGGTTCGCGCGAGGGCCACGTGTTCAACCTCGGCCACGGCATGTCGCCGGACATGGACCCGGCCCACGTGCAGGTGCTGGTCGACGCGGTGCACGCGCACAGCCAGCGCTGA
- the mdtD gene encoding multidrug transporter subunit MdtD, with protein MSTSPSTYNRQRPLLWLVSLAIFMQMLDSTIVNTALPAMAASLGESPLQMQSVVFSYALAVATFIPASGWIADRYGTRRTFLVAIILFTLGSLACALAQHLHQLVGARVLQGIGGAMLLPVGRLAVMRSVPREDFLRAMSFIAIPALVGPLIGPTLGGWLVEIASWHWVFLINLPIGVIGFIAAMKIMPDHYASHRTRFDLRGYIMLAFAMVVLSLALDGISGLGTPHALVMLMTVAGLAALVGYWLHAANSTAPLFSLALFRVPSYRIGILGNLFSRIGSSAMPMLIPLLLQVGLGLGPMNAGLMMVPVAAAGMVSKKLAVKLVERYGYRRVLMVNTVLVGLAMASFILMTPGQHLAWRLLQLAFFGAVNSLQFTVMNTVTLRDLDREFASSGNSLLSMVMMLAAGFGAAAAGSLLAAFGNHLDSNSATAALHATFLCVGAITLTSTMIFWQLPDTKPEPRQVEHVAE; from the coding sequence ATGTCCACATCGCCATCGACCTACAACCGCCAGCGCCCCCTGCTGTGGCTGGTGTCCTTGGCGATCTTCATGCAGATGCTGGACTCGACCATCGTCAACACGGCATTGCCGGCGATGGCGGCCAGCCTGGGCGAAAGCCCGCTGCAGATGCAGTCGGTGGTGTTCAGCTACGCGCTGGCGGTGGCCACCTTCATTCCCGCCTCGGGCTGGATCGCTGACCGCTACGGCACCCGTCGCACCTTCCTGGTGGCGATCATTCTGTTCACCCTCGGCTCGCTGGCCTGCGCGCTGGCCCAGCACCTGCACCAGCTGGTCGGTGCGCGCGTGCTGCAGGGCATCGGCGGCGCAATGCTGCTGCCGGTCGGCCGGCTGGCAGTGATGCGATCAGTGCCGCGCGAGGATTTCCTGCGCGCGATGAGCTTCATTGCCATCCCGGCCCTGGTCGGCCCGCTGATCGGCCCCACGCTGGGCGGCTGGCTGGTGGAGATCGCCTCGTGGCACTGGGTGTTCCTGATCAACCTGCCGATCGGCGTGATCGGATTCATCGCCGCGATGAAGATCATGCCCGACCACTACGCCAGCCATCGCACCCGTTTCGACCTGCGTGGCTACATCATGCTGGCCTTCGCGATGGTGGTGCTGTCACTGGCGCTGGACGGCATCTCCGGACTGGGCACGCCACACGCGCTGGTGATGCTGATGACCGTTGCAGGGCTGGCGGCGCTGGTGGGTTACTGGCTGCACGCTGCCAATTCGACGGCGCCGTTGTTCTCGCTGGCGCTGTTCCGCGTACCCAGCTACCGCATCGGCATTCTCGGCAATCTTTTCTCGCGCATCGGCAGCAGCGCCATGCCGATGCTGATCCCGTTGCTGCTGCAGGTCGGCCTGGGCCTGGGCCCGATGAACGCCGGCCTGATGATGGTGCCGGTGGCAGCCGCCGGCATGGTCTCGAAGAAGCTGGCAGTGAAACTGGTGGAGCGCTACGGCTACCGTCGCGTGCTGATGGTCAACACCGTGCTGGTGGGCCTGGCGATGGCCAGCTTCATCCTGATGACACCCGGCCAGCACCTGGCCTGGCGCCTGTTGCAGCTTGCGTTCTTCGGCGCGGTCAATTCGCTGCAGTTCACCGTGATGAACACCGTGACCCTGCGCGATCTGGACCGTGAGTTCGCCAGTTCCGGCAACAGCCTGCTGTCGATGGTGATGATGCTCGCCGCCGGCTTTGGTGCTGCTGCGGCCGGCAGCCTGCTGGCCGCGTTCGGCAACCACCTGGACAGCAACAGCGCCACCGCCGCGCTGCATGCCACGTTCCTGTGCGTGGGCGCGATCACCCTGACCTCGACGATGATCTTCTGGCAGCTGCCCGATACCAAGCCGGAGCCACGGCAGGTCGAGCACGTTGCGGAGTGA
- a CDS encoding hybrid sensor histidine kinase/response regulator produces MVYLRAAMLLLILLCGLSPAAAQPVPPSPRQVTVFDGLPSNTVNRMAEDRYGYLWIATNDGLARYDGRNYRIWRSEDGLRDNRIWTVLVDARNQLWIGTENAGLVRMSADRRQLHFYDRSSQPLMGTNTVWSLATTPDGAIWFGTHEGGLYRLDSQDRLQRFLPEANNPRSLPAASVPYLATLADGSLWVGTKHGVARWTGTDFERVGTDVIPSLLIDGLTSEPDGSLWISTMAGATVRRPDGRFESPPWKLPPGEQVLGMMLRDEQGGHWLDTRTGLGRAVDGQYQTVPLYSAVARGPVRPNWTGAYEDREGGIWLASTNAGLWHLLPRWWQFSVLSRLEDDTGSLRNAFVLGTSPSSNGGIWTVGSHGALDRFDPRTGKIEQHRTWVNGMYWLSSVREDRRGQVWIGSTDALLRYDPKRRELRRWGRDAGADATMEGVIESMMTCDGDSLWLMLPAGLQQRDLDGRLRRQLENGQRGLQQGQLNLDVECGPQDHIWLASSRGLLQWLPESERFQPVPGAPATAIHALHVGRDGQVWLSEDGRLSRYRWRQGRLERQAVVGAEQGYPAISASGLVVDAQGVAWATSARGLVRVGADGQSVRLYGVHDGLPSQEFREHTLAMSGDGHLVAGTPAGVVVFDPEQVRPSVRRAPLVIERVEVRRNEQVLDLTHDTPLQIADGDRDLRIVARLLSFADSASNSYRYRLAGYDPDWVEVGPAGERLFSRLPPGSYRLEVQARSADHVWSRVQSLEFRVQPPWWRSLSGLLVLASIALLLTSWFAWLYRRRLQRRHAYQLALHKQELAEQASAAKTRFLANLGHEIRTPMTGVLGMSELLLASPLDPQQRGYTQSIRHAGEHLLHLVNDALDLARIESGRLELQSKPFALSCLLQDLAALMGPLAAQKGLRFILDNQLPPGLQATGDAMRVRQILLNLLSNAVKFTSRGTITLHARSDGELRALHFEVRDTGPGISQEQQQRLFRRFEQADGARTAAQYGGSGLGLAICRELAQAMQGRIQVESQLGRGTCFGVTLPLPLVVDANAESEGEVHREDAANMPPLRVLLVEDDATVADVVRGLLSARGHEVVHAGHALAALREISAGDFDVGLLDLDLPGLSGFELAQHLRNQGYMLPLLAVTARTDPDLQQQVEAAGIGGFLRKPVTGELLVEAIAKAMGR; encoded by the coding sequence GTGGTGTATCTGCGGGCGGCAATGCTGCTGCTGATCCTCCTGTGCGGCCTGTCACCCGCTGCCGCGCAGCCGGTGCCACCGAGCCCGCGCCAGGTGACGGTATTCGACGGCCTGCCGTCCAATACCGTCAACCGCATGGCCGAAGACCGCTATGGCTACCTGTGGATCGCCACCAACGACGGCCTGGCCCGTTACGACGGGCGCAACTACCGGATCTGGCGTTCTGAGGATGGCCTGCGCGACAACCGCATCTGGACGGTCCTGGTCGATGCGCGCAACCAGCTCTGGATCGGGACCGAGAACGCGGGCCTGGTACGGATGTCGGCCGACCGCCGCCAGCTGCATTTCTACGACCGCAGCAGCCAGCCGTTGATGGGGACCAACACGGTCTGGAGCCTGGCGACCACGCCGGACGGTGCGATCTGGTTCGGCACCCACGAAGGTGGGCTGTACCGGCTGGACAGCCAGGACCGCCTGCAGCGTTTCCTGCCCGAGGCCAACAATCCCCGCAGCCTGCCTGCCGCCTCGGTGCCGTACCTGGCCACGCTGGCCGATGGCAGCCTGTGGGTCGGCACAAAGCATGGCGTGGCGCGCTGGACCGGCACCGACTTCGAGCGGGTCGGTACGGACGTCATTCCCAGCCTGCTGATCGATGGGTTGACCAGCGAACCCGATGGCAGCCTGTGGATCAGTACGATGGCCGGCGCCACGGTGCGTCGCCCGGACGGGCGTTTTGAATCGCCGCCCTGGAAACTGCCCCCGGGCGAGCAGGTGCTCGGCATGATGCTGCGCGATGAACAGGGCGGGCATTGGTTGGATACCCGTACCGGGCTTGGTCGGGCCGTGGATGGGCAGTACCAGACCGTTCCACTGTACAGCGCCGTTGCGCGCGGGCCGGTGCGGCCGAACTGGACGGGCGCCTACGAGGACCGCGAAGGCGGCATCTGGTTGGCCAGTACCAATGCCGGCCTGTGGCATCTGCTGCCGCGCTGGTGGCAGTTCTCGGTGCTGTCGCGATTGGAGGACGACACCGGTTCGCTGCGCAATGCCTTCGTGCTCGGCACCAGCCCTTCCAGCAATGGCGGCATCTGGACGGTCGGCAGCCACGGTGCGCTGGACCGGTTCGATCCAAGGACGGGCAAGATCGAGCAGCACCGCACCTGGGTCAATGGCATGTACTGGTTGTCCTCGGTACGCGAGGATCGCCGTGGCCAGGTCTGGATCGGCTCGACCGATGCGTTGCTCCGCTATGACCCGAAGCGACGTGAGCTACGTCGCTGGGGCCGTGATGCCGGGGCCGACGCGACCATGGAAGGGGTCATCGAGTCGATGATGACCTGTGACGGCGACAGTCTATGGTTGATGTTGCCTGCAGGCCTGCAGCAGCGTGACCTCGACGGTCGCCTGCGCCGCCAGTTGGAAAACGGCCAGCGCGGCCTGCAGCAGGGCCAGCTCAACCTGGATGTGGAATGCGGGCCGCAGGACCACATCTGGCTGGCCAGTAGCCGTGGCCTGCTGCAGTGGCTGCCGGAAAGCGAGCGCTTCCAGCCGGTGCCGGGCGCGCCGGCGACCGCGATCCATGCGTTGCACGTGGGCCGCGATGGCCAGGTCTGGCTGTCGGAGGATGGCCGCCTGTCGCGCTACCGCTGGAGGCAGGGCCGGCTTGAACGGCAGGCCGTGGTCGGCGCGGAGCAGGGTTACCCGGCGATCTCCGCTTCCGGGCTGGTGGTCGACGCACAGGGGGTGGCCTGGGCCACCAGTGCGCGCGGCCTGGTCCGGGTTGGCGCCGACGGGCAGAGCGTGCGCCTGTACGGCGTCCACGACGGCCTGCCCAGCCAGGAGTTCCGCGAGCACACGTTGGCGATGTCCGGCGATGGCCATCTGGTGGCCGGTACCCCGGCCGGCGTGGTGGTGTTCGACCCGGAACAGGTGCGGCCGTCGGTGCGGCGGGCGCCGTTGGTGATCGAACGGGTCGAAGTCCGCCGCAACGAGCAGGTACTCGACCTGACCCACGACACGCCCTTGCAGATTGCCGATGGTGACCGTGACCTGCGCATCGTCGCGCGACTGTTGTCATTCGCCGATTCGGCCTCCAACAGCTACCGCTACCGCCTGGCCGGCTACGACCCCGATTGGGTGGAAGTGGGGCCGGCCGGTGAGCGCCTGTTCTCGCGCCTGCCGCCGGGCAGCTACCGCCTGGAGGTACAGGCGCGCTCGGCCGACCATGTCTGGTCCCGGGTGCAGAGCCTGGAATTCCGTGTACAGCCACCGTGGTGGCGCAGCCTGTCCGGGCTGCTGGTGCTGGCCTCGATCGCGCTTCTGCTGACCAGTTGGTTTGCCTGGTTGTATCGCCGTCGCCTGCAGCGGCGCCATGCCTATCAGCTGGCACTGCATAAACAGGAACTGGCCGAACAGGCCTCGGCGGCCAAGACCCGCTTCCTGGCCAATCTCGGCCACGAAATCCGCACGCCGATGACCGGTGTGCTCGGCATGAGCGAACTGCTGCTGGCCTCGCCGCTGGACCCGCAGCAGCGCGGCTACACGCAGTCGATCCGGCACGCCGGCGAACACCTGCTTCACCTGGTCAACGATGCACTGGACCTGGCACGGATCGAATCCGGACGGCTGGAGCTGCAGTCCAAGCCGTTCGCGCTGAGCTGCCTGCTGCAGGACCTGGCCGCGCTGATGGGACCGCTGGCAGCGCAGAAGGGCCTGCGCTTCATCCTCGACAACCAGTTGCCGCCGGGCCTGCAGGCGACCGGCGATGCGATGCGGGTAAGGCAGATCCTGCTCAACCTGCTCTCCAACGCGGTCAAGTTCACCAGCCGCGGAACCATCACCCTGCATGCGCGCAGCGACGGCGAGCTGCGCGCGTTGCATTTCGAAGTGCGCGACACCGGGCCGGGCATCAGCCAGGAACAGCAGCAGCGCCTGTTCCGCCGCTTCGAGCAGGCCGATGGCGCCCGCACCGCGGCGCAGTACGGCGGCAGCGGCCTGGGCCTGGCGATCTGCCGCGAACTGGCGCAGGCGATGCAGGGGCGTATCCAGGTGGAGAGCCAGCTCGGCCGCGGCACGTGTTTTGGCGTGACCCTGCCGTTGCCGCTGGTGGTCGATGCCAATGCAGAGTCCGAGGGCGAAGTGCACCGCGAGGATGCGGCCAACATGCCGCCATTGCGCGTGCTGCTGGTCGAGGATGATGCAACCGTGGCTGATGTGGTGCGCGGGCTGTTGAGTGCGCGCGGCCATGAAGTGGTGCATGCGGGCCATGCGCTGGCGGCACTGCGCGAGATCAGCGCAGGGGATTTCGACGTCGGCCTGCTGGATCTGGACCTGCCGGGCCTGAGCGGCTTCGAGCTGGCCCAGCACCTGCGCAACCAGGGCTACATGCTGCCACTGCTCGCCGTGACGGCACGGACCGATCCGGACCTGCAGCAGCAGGTGGAAGCGGCCGGCATCGGTGGTTTCCTGCGCAAGCCGGTGACCGGTGAGCTGCTGGTGGAAGCGATCGCCAAGGCGATGGGCAGGTAG
- a CDS encoding sensor histidine kinase, with product MTSSWRLWCLGIAATGLLLLASATAAAALDMAETPRLRRFGAAEGMPSRMVLALAEDRQGHVWAATDGGLVRYDGSSLRVWEHDPEQPGSLPGNEIETLLVDPLDRVWVGINGKGVARLDADRERFKTFDAVNGPCLGQFWTLAYAGDALWIGTSSQGICRFGEDGSLRFFKHDPARADGLPSNTIYSSLVDARGRLWIGTEAGVARWNGRDFEPVAPHALGALSVLRMSRDPDGSIWVGSQNDGLYRIDAQDRVSRPRWSDSAGLRSALVLADRQGGYWAGTSDGLLRGDASALWRLDGDRGSGFLTAQSGVLDLLQDHEGGLWVALLTQGLAYLPPDWRRFSIWNQLDGKPLDSQYLLGAASDGQNYYVGSAHGVYQLDAHGTLRLLASDREIGSGAVWSVLPRSDGRLWLGRAGRISVYDPATRALHDWHIGGGADLRQRIDLMRQAPDGTVWLSVMNLGLQQRSAEGRVLRSYPLDDFRKAADSPIEQIRFDAHGKAWVMGDMGIWREQAGRFEAVPGVSRGLIYDLVWVDPQQLWLARQGALERYQWDGMSLRLIQRIDGSAGVPPVSMGGLALADNGRVWATTPRGLLRWDPKARRLQLFNERDGLSDAEFTSRPPAVNADGRVLAVAQTGLVAFDVNADDVVLPGSSLVIAEVRVRRDDARGWQPLPNTGTLLLGPDDRDLQIDARLLSYANPQGNRYRFRVRGYDQNWVEQGGDGQRTLSRLPTGSYVIEVQAATANGAWTPSQQLQVKVLPPWWRSGMAIFGYILIGSLLLLVLVWSIRARLRRRQQWQLTVHKQELAEQASQAKSRFLATLGHEVRTPMTGVLGMSELLLATPLDPVQRSYAGSIQQAGSHLLRLVNDALDLARIEAGRLELDLRPFDLAGLLDQVQALMQPMAKQRKLDFQRGDDPPGPISISGDEMRVRQILLNLLGNAIKFTERGHVGLAVHLEENGGGLCFEVHDSGPGINAEQQERLFHRFEQAEGPRTASRYGGSGLGLAICQELAVAMGGRIEVDSQPGKGARFRVRLPLPWTRQAAATGEAPTLPMLPPLRILLVEDDATVAEVIAGLLRSRGHEVVHVLHGLGALSEIATDGFDVGLLDLDLPALDGTAIARQLRTLGYELPLVAVTARSDAYAESQVLAAGFDGFLRKPVTGDMLVAAIIQARAKRQTTT from the coding sequence ATGACGAGCAGCTGGCGCCTGTGGTGCCTGGGCATCGCGGCAACGGGGCTGCTGCTGTTGGCGTCTGCCACGGCGGCTGCAGCCCTGGACATGGCAGAAACACCACGCCTGCGGCGCTTCGGTGCCGCCGAAGGCATGCCTTCGCGCATGGTGCTGGCGCTGGCCGAGGACCGCCAGGGCCATGTCTGGGCCGCAACCGATGGCGGTCTGGTGCGCTACGACGGCAGCTCGCTGCGGGTCTGGGAACATGACCCGGAACAGCCCGGCTCGTTGCCCGGCAACGAGATCGAGACCCTGCTGGTCGATCCGCTGGACCGTGTGTGGGTGGGCATCAATGGCAAGGGCGTGGCCCGCCTGGATGCCGACCGCGAGCGGTTCAAGACCTTCGATGCGGTCAATGGTCCGTGCCTGGGCCAGTTCTGGACGCTGGCCTACGCCGGGGATGCGTTGTGGATCGGCACCAGCAGCCAGGGTATCTGCCGGTTCGGGGAGGACGGCAGTCTGCGCTTCTTCAAGCACGACCCGGCCCGTGCCGACGGCCTGCCCAGCAACACCATCTACAGCAGTCTGGTCGATGCGCGGGGGCGCCTGTGGATCGGTACCGAGGCCGGCGTCGCACGCTGGAATGGCCGTGACTTCGAGCCCGTGGCACCGCACGCGCTGGGCGCATTGAGCGTGCTGCGGATGAGCCGCGATCCGGATGGCTCGATCTGGGTCGGCAGCCAGAACGATGGCCTGTATCGCATCGATGCGCAGGACCGGGTCAGTCGTCCGCGCTGGAGCGACAGCGCCGGCCTGCGCTCGGCGCTGGTGCTGGCCGATCGCCAGGGCGGCTACTGGGCGGGCACGTCCGATGGCCTGCTGCGTGGCGACGCAAGTGCGCTATGGCGGCTCGACGGCGACCGCGGCAGTGGTTTCCTCACTGCACAGAGCGGTGTGCTCGATCTGCTGCAGGACCATGAAGGCGGATTGTGGGTCGCCCTGCTGACCCAGGGACTGGCCTACCTCCCGCCGGACTGGCGCCGCTTCTCGATCTGGAACCAGCTCGATGGCAAGCCGCTGGACAGCCAGTACCTGCTGGGCGCGGCCAGTGATGGCCAGAACTACTACGTGGGTTCGGCGCACGGCGTGTATCAGCTGGACGCGCATGGCACGTTGCGCCTGCTGGCCAGCGACCGCGAGATCGGCAGCGGTGCGGTGTGGTCGGTACTGCCGCGGTCGGACGGGCGCCTGTGGCTGGGGCGTGCCGGCCGCATCAGCGTGTATGACCCGGCCACCCGCGCGCTGCACGACTGGCACATTGGTGGAGGCGCCGATCTGCGCCAGCGCATCGACCTGATGCGGCAGGCACCCGATGGCACGGTCTGGCTTTCGGTGATGAACCTGGGCCTGCAGCAGCGCAGTGCGGAGGGCCGGGTGCTGCGCAGCTATCCTCTCGACGATTTCCGCAAGGCGGCCGACTCACCCATCGAGCAGATCCGCTTCGATGCCCATGGCAAGGCATGGGTGATGGGCGACATGGGCATCTGGCGTGAGCAGGCCGGTCGCTTCGAAGCGGTGCCGGGGGTCTCGCGCGGGCTGATCTACGACCTGGTGTGGGTGGATCCGCAGCAGTTGTGGCTGGCCCGCCAGGGCGCGCTGGAGCGCTACCAGTGGGATGGCATGAGCCTGCGCCTGATCCAGCGCATTGATGGAAGCGCCGGTGTGCCGCCGGTCAGCATGGGGGGCCTGGCATTGGCCGACAATGGCCGGGTGTGGGCGACCACGCCGCGCGGCCTGCTGCGCTGGGACCCGAAAGCACGACGCCTGCAGTTGTTCAATGAACGCGATGGCCTGTCCGATGCCGAGTTCACCAGCCGGCCGCCAGCGGTGAATGCCGATGGTCGCGTTCTGGCCGTCGCCCAGACCGGCCTGGTTGCATTCGACGTGAATGCCGACGACGTGGTGCTGCCCGGGTCGTCGCTGGTGATTGCCGAGGTGCGCGTGCGCCGCGACGATGCACGCGGCTGGCAGCCGCTGCCGAACACCGGCACCCTGCTGCTGGGACCGGATGATCGCGACCTGCAGATCGATGCGCGGTTGTTGTCGTATGCCAATCCCCAGGGCAACCGCTATCGCTTCCGGGTACGCGGGTATGACCAGAACTGGGTGGAGCAGGGCGGCGACGGCCAGCGCACGCTGTCGCGACTGCCGACCGGCAGCTACGTCATCGAAGTGCAGGCGGCCACCGCCAATGGTGCATGGACGCCTTCGCAGCAGCTGCAGGTGAAGGTGCTGCCACCCTGGTGGCGCAGCGGCATGGCGATCTTCGGCTACATCCTGATCGGTTCGCTGCTGCTGCTCGTCCTGGTCTGGTCGATCCGTGCGCGCCTGCGCCGTCGCCAGCAATGGCAGCTGACCGTGCACAAGCAGGAGCTGGCCGAACAGGCCTCGCAGGCCAAGAGCCGGTTCCTGGCCACGCTGGGGCATGAAGTCCGCACGCCGATGACCGGCGTGCTTGGCATGAGCGAGTTGCTGCTGGCCACACCGCTGGACCCGGTGCAGCGCAGCTATGCCGGCTCCATCCAGCAGGCCGGCAGCCATCTGCTGCGGTTGGTCAACGATGCGCTGGACCTCGCGCGCATCGAAGCCGGTCGACTGGAGCTGGATCTGCGTCCGTTCGACCTGGCCGGACTGCTCGACCAGGTGCAGGCGCTGATGCAGCCCATGGCCAAACAGCGCAAGCTGGATTTCCAGCGTGGCGACGATCCGCCCGGCCCGATCAGCATCAGTGGCGACGAGATGCGCGTGCGGCAGATCCTGCTCAACCTGCTGGGCAATGCCATCAAGTTCACCGAGCGCGGTCATGTCGGCCTGGCCGTGCACCTGGAAGAGAACGGCGGCGGTCTCTGCTTCGAAGTGCACGACAGTGGTCCGGGTATCAATGCCGAGCAGCAGGAGCGGCTGTTCCACCGATTCGAACAGGCGGAGGGGCCGCGCACGGCCTCGCGCTATGGTGGAAGCGGGCTGGGCCTGGCGATCTGCCAGGAGCTGGCCGTGGCGATGGGCGGGCGCATCGAAGTGGACAGCCAGCCAGGCAAGGGCGCGCGTTTCCGGGTGCGGTTGCCGCTGCCCTGGACCCGGCAGGCAGCCGCCACGGGCGAAGCGCCGACACTGCCGATGCTGCCGCCACTGCGCATCCTGCTGGTGGAGGACGATGCCACCGTGGCCGAGGTCATCGCCGGCCTGCTGCGCAGCCGCGGCCATGAGGTGGTGCATGTGCTGCATGGCCTGGGGGCTTTGTCGGAGATCGCTACCGACGGCTTCGATGTCGGCCTGCTCGATCTCGACCTGCCTGCGCTGGACGGCACTGCGATCGCCCGCCAGCTGCGCACCCTGGGCTACGAACTGCCACTGGTGGCGGTGACCGCCCGCTCCGATGCGTATGCCGAATCGCAGGTGCTCGCTGCCGGTTTCGATGGTTTCCTGCGCAAGCCGGTGACCGGCGACATGCTGGTGGCAGCGATCATCCAGGCTCGCGCCAAACGACAGACCACAACTTGA